Proteins encoded by one window of Emticicia oligotrophica DSM 17448:
- a CDS encoding RrF2 family transcriptional regulator, which translates to MITKKAKYALKALSVLARSYMVKPVLTLTEIASEDNLPKKFLETILHDLRRAGILSSTQGKNGGYFLNNPPNEIVIARLIRLIDGPIAPTLCVSLHFYGKCDDCGSEESCKIRPLMMKVRDANLSVYENMTLADIL; encoded by the coding sequence ATGATTACCAAGAAAGCAAAATATGCCTTGAAAGCCCTTAGTGTGTTGGCAAGGAGTTATATGGTTAAACCAGTTTTGACTTTAACCGAAATTGCATCTGAGGATAATTTGCCTAAAAAATTCCTAGAGACTATTCTGCATGATTTACGTAGAGCGGGAATTTTGAGTAGTACGCAAGGGAAAAATGGAGGATATTTTCTGAATAATCCTCCCAATGAAATTGTTATAGCCAGACTTATTCGGTTGATTGATGGCCCGATTGCACCAACACTTTGCGTTTCACTGCATTTTTATGGCAAATGTGATGATTGTGGAAGCGAAGAATCTTGTAAAATCAGACCATTGATGATGAAAGTTCGTGATGCAAATTTGAGTGTTTATGAGAATATGACTTTAGCTGATATATTATAA
- a CDS encoding RrF2 family transcriptional regulator: protein MISKKAKYALKALKVLTEKFESNEPTLINDIAVKEKIPKKFLEAILLELRNQGVLKSQKGKGGGYLLRMSPTEVSVAKVLRIIDGPIAPTPCVSVNFYGKCDDCESEELCSIRPIMMKIRNANLEIYENTNLVDLVKKDINSL, encoded by the coding sequence ATGATTTCTAAAAAAGCAAAATATGCTCTGAAAGCCTTAAAAGTGCTCACTGAAAAGTTTGAATCTAATGAACCAACTTTAATAAACGATATTGCGGTTAAAGAAAAAATCCCTAAAAAATTTTTAGAAGCCATTTTGCTCGAACTCCGAAATCAAGGGGTGCTAAAAAGTCAAAAAGGGAAGGGGGGAGGATATTTACTTCGGATGTCTCCAACCGAAGTTTCGGTAGCAAAAGTGCTTCGAATTATTGATGGACCAATTGCACCAACTCCTTGTGTATCAGTAAATTTCTACGGGAAATGTGATGATTGTGAGTCGGAAGAATTGTGTAGTATTCGACCAATTATGATGAAAATTCGTAATGCTAATTTAGAAATTTATGAAAATACTAATTTAGTTGATTTAGTTAAAAAAGATATTAATTCGTTGTAA
- a CDS encoding GMC oxidoreductase, which produces MYFNIDADKNTTYDAIVIGSGISGGWAAKELCEKGLKTLVLERGRMVEHIKDYPTAMKNIWEFDHRLRDTKEDLKKNPIVNRCYAYSEATQHFFVKDEQHPYIQEKPFDWIRGYQVGGKSLLWARQTQRWSEYEFEAPARDGFAVDWPIRYKDIAPWYSHVERFAGISGNKDNIKNLPDGEFLPAWELNCVEKHIQSQVKKSYQDRQVIIGRCAHLTKPNEIHHQQGRGQCQARSLCERGCPFGGYFSSNSSTLPWAAKTGKLTIRPNSVVNSIIYDEKLGKASGVRVVDTNTKESIEYKARIIFVNGATLNSNLILLNSTSNRFPNGLGNDSGVLGQYIAFHQYRGQGGATFEGYTDQYYYGRRPTSAFMPSFRNVEKQETDFLRGYMVAFSAGRGSWQRGSKPEAFGADFKESLTHPGDTWGIYIQMQGETIPKKENHVRLSKDKTDAWGVPQLITSIDYDENDSKMMKDFHIQASEMLEKAGCKNISMFDSKQAPGLDIHEMGGIRMGKDPKTSMLNEWNQLYTCKNVFVTDGACMTSIGNQNPSLTFMALTARAANYAVSELKKKNL; this is translated from the coding sequence ATGTATTTCAATATCGACGCCGATAAAAACACAACTTATGATGCCATTGTTATTGGTTCGGGCATCAGCGGTGGCTGGGCAGCCAAAGAGCTCTGCGAAAAAGGATTAAAAACATTGGTTCTTGAACGTGGCAGAATGGTAGAACACATAAAAGACTACCCAACTGCCATGAAAAACATTTGGGAATTTGACCACCGATTACGAGATACCAAAGAAGATTTAAAGAAAAATCCAATTGTCAATCGTTGTTACGCTTACTCCGAAGCTACCCAACATTTTTTTGTGAAGGACGAACAGCATCCTTACATTCAAGAAAAACCTTTTGACTGGATTCGTGGCTATCAGGTTGGGGGAAAATCTTTGCTTTGGGCCAGACAAACCCAACGGTGGAGCGAATATGAATTTGAAGCTCCTGCAAGAGATGGCTTCGCAGTTGATTGGCCGATTCGTTACAAAGATATTGCTCCTTGGTACAGCCATGTAGAACGCTTTGCGGGAATCTCGGGAAATAAAGACAATATAAAAAATCTACCCGATGGAGAGTTTTTACCAGCATGGGAATTGAATTGTGTTGAAAAACATATTCAATCACAGGTTAAGAAAAGCTACCAAGACCGCCAAGTGATTATCGGGAGATGTGCTCATTTAACAAAACCGAATGAAATTCATCATCAACAAGGACGTGGGCAATGTCAAGCTCGCAGTTTGTGTGAACGTGGCTGTCCATTTGGTGGCTATTTTAGTTCAAATTCTTCAACGTTACCTTGGGCAGCCAAAACAGGTAAATTAACAATTAGGCCTAATTCGGTCGTAAATTCGATTATTTATGATGAAAAATTGGGTAAAGCATCAGGGGTGCGAGTAGTTGATACGAATACAAAGGAAAGTATAGAATATAAAGCAAGAATCATTTTTGTTAATGGAGCTACATTGAATTCAAATTTGATTTTATTGAATTCTACTTCTAATCGTTTTCCAAATGGACTTGGTAATGATAGTGGCGTTTTGGGGCAATACATTGCTTTCCATCAATATCGTGGACAAGGAGGTGCTACTTTTGAAGGTTATACTGATCAATATTATTATGGCCGTCGACCTACTTCGGCATTTATGCCTTCGTTTAGAAATGTTGAAAAACAAGAAACAGATTTTCTACGTGGCTACATGGTAGCATTTTCAGCTGGGCGAGGCTCTTGGCAACGCGGTTCAAAACCAGAGGCATTTGGGGCAGATTTCAAAGAAAGTCTGACACACCCAGGAGATACTTGGGGTATATACATTCAGATGCAGGGAGAAACTATTCCCAAAAAAGAAAACCATGTAAGATTAAGTAAAGATAAAACTGATGCATGGGGTGTTCCGCAGCTCATCACTTCCATCGACTATGATGAAAATGATAGCAAAATGATGAAAGATTTTCATATACAAGCATCTGAAATGCTAGAAAAAGCTGGCTGCAAAAACATCAGTATGTTTGATAGCAAACAAGCTCCCGGACTAGATATTCATGAAATGGGTGGTATTAGAATGGGCAAAGACCCTAAAACATCAATGCTTAATGAATGGAATCAGTTATATACTTGTAAAAATGTATTCGTGACTGATGGTGCTTGCATGACATCCATTGGAAATCAGAACCCATCTTTGACTTTTATGGCTCTTACAGCTCGTGCAGCGAATTATGCAGTAAGTGAATTGAAGAAGAAGAATTTATAG
- the mutS gene encoding DNA mismatch repair protein MutS → MARPSKEELVKQIKETPLNRQYNQIKAKYPGAMLLFRVGDFYETFGDDAIRASKILGIVLTRRNNGGAQEELAGFPHHSLDTYLPKLVRAGERVAICDQLEDPSTAKGIVRRGVTELVTPGVSFNDNVLNHKQNNYLASIHFAKNDYFGVSFLDVSTGEFLTTEGNAAYIDKLLQSFAPSEVLYCKRNRTDFHALFGEKFNEFTFEDWAYKFDFGYNLLLNHFNVTTLKGFGIENMPEGITAAGVILRYLSDTEHKEMGHISRITRLDEDKYVWLDKFTIRNLELVFAQHDGGVPLIQVLDQTITPMGARLLRKWLVLPLKERSLIQERLDTVEFFVKNDEVLEQLSLLLKPIGDLERLISKVAVRRINPRELGQLKKALGQIEPIKKQLEIGSERFPILQKYLNQLTDCKYLVERIERELRDDAPVVMNQGNMIKSGVDAELDELHKIAFSGKDFLIEIQNRESARTGIPSLKISYNKVFGYYLEVSNAHKSKVPTEWIRKQTLVNAERYITEELKVYEEKILTAESKIFEIEFRIFNDLVIAANEFVAQIQQNARVISILDALSSFAKVAQRNNYCKPVVSDNKVLNIKEGRHAVIEQQLPLGEAYIPNDLYLDDQTQQIIIITGPNMAGKSALLRQTALIVLMAQVGSFVPAQSAELGIVDKIFTRVGASDNLSRGESTFMVEMTETASILNNLSDRSLIIMDEIGRGTSTYDGVSIAWSIAEYLHNHQKYKPWTLFATHYHELNQLAEDFGRIKNFNVSVKEVNNKVVFLRKLKEGGSEHSFGIHVAQIAGMPQAVVLRANEILQHLEKDHIKEDNKERIKEVPKNNYQLSFFEPADPKVEELKNKLKAIDINTLSPIEALLKLNELVKLL, encoded by the coding sequence GTGGCAAGACCTTCAAAAGAAGAATTAGTAAAGCAAATCAAGGAAACACCTTTAAATCGTCAATATAACCAAATCAAAGCCAAATATCCCGGAGCAATGCTATTGTTTAGGGTAGGGGATTTTTACGAAACCTTTGGCGATGATGCCATTCGTGCTTCAAAGATTTTGGGCATTGTGCTTACTCGCCGTAATAATGGCGGAGCACAAGAAGAGTTGGCTGGTTTTCCGCACCATTCGCTTGATACTTATTTGCCAAAACTTGTTCGGGCGGGTGAGCGTGTAGCTATATGCGACCAGTTAGAAGACCCATCAACCGCTAAAGGTATTGTTCGTAGGGGTGTTACAGAACTTGTTACACCCGGTGTTTCGTTCAACGATAATGTATTGAATCATAAGCAAAATAACTATTTAGCATCTATACATTTTGCTAAAAATGATTATTTTGGAGTGTCCTTCTTAGATGTTTCAACGGGTGAATTTCTCACAACGGAAGGAAATGCTGCTTACATTGATAAACTGCTTCAAAGTTTTGCTCCTTCAGAGGTGCTGTATTGTAAGCGTAATCGAACTGATTTTCATGCTCTTTTCGGCGAAAAATTCAATGAGTTTACTTTTGAAGATTGGGCGTATAAATTTGATTTTGGATATAATCTCTTACTCAATCATTTCAATGTTACGACACTAAAAGGTTTTGGCATTGAAAATATGCCCGAAGGTATTACGGCAGCGGGTGTTATTCTCCGATACTTATCCGATACCGAACATAAGGAAATGGGTCATATTTCACGTATCACTCGCCTTGATGAAGATAAATATGTTTGGCTAGATAAGTTTACCATTCGCAATTTGGAATTGGTTTTTGCACAACATGATGGCGGTGTACCTCTCATTCAAGTGCTCGATCAAACCATTACTCCAATGGGAGCGAGGCTTTTACGCAAATGGTTAGTGTTGCCATTGAAAGAACGTTCATTGATTCAAGAACGCCTTGATACTGTAGAGTTTTTTGTAAAAAATGATGAAGTTTTAGAGCAATTATCTTTACTATTAAAACCGATTGGCGATTTAGAACGTTTGATTTCGAAAGTGGCAGTTCGACGTATCAATCCTCGTGAACTTGGTCAATTGAAAAAAGCTTTAGGTCAAATTGAGCCAATCAAGAAGCAATTGGAAATCGGTAGTGAACGTTTCCCAATTTTACAAAAATATCTAAATCAATTAACCGATTGTAAGTATTTAGTTGAGAGAATCGAAAGAGAATTGCGTGATGATGCCCCCGTAGTGATGAATCAAGGAAACATGATTAAGTCGGGGGTAGATGCTGAGCTTGATGAACTTCATAAAATTGCATTTTCGGGAAAAGATTTCTTGATTGAAATTCAAAATCGTGAATCAGCTCGTACGGGTATTCCTTCACTTAAAATTTCTTATAATAAGGTATTTGGCTATTATCTTGAAGTATCGAACGCTCATAAAAGTAAAGTTCCAACGGAATGGATTCGTAAGCAAACACTTGTAAATGCCGAACGTTACATTACAGAAGAATTGAAGGTGTATGAAGAAAAAATCCTGACGGCAGAGTCAAAAATATTTGAGATTGAATTCAGAATTTTCAATGATTTGGTCATAGCGGCGAATGAGTTTGTCGCCCAAATTCAGCAAAATGCCCGAGTAATTTCTATACTTGATGCTCTATCTTCCTTTGCCAAGGTAGCACAACGGAATAACTATTGCAAACCCGTTGTTTCTGATAATAAAGTCCTTAATATCAAAGAAGGCCGCCACGCTGTCATTGAACAACAATTGCCTTTGGGGGAAGCATATATTCCGAATGATTTGTATTTAGATGACCAAACTCAACAAATCATTATCATTACAGGGCCAAACATGGCGGGTAAGTCGGCCTTGTTACGTCAGACCGCTCTCATCGTCTTAATGGCACAGGTAGGAAGTTTTGTTCCAGCCCAAAGTGCCGAACTGGGAATAGTTGATAAGATTTTCACAAGGGTAGGAGCAAGCGATAACCTTTCTCGTGGAGAATCGACTTTTATGGTCGAAATGACAGAAACTGCTTCCATTCTTAATAATTTAAGCGATAGAAGTCTAATTATTATGGACGAAATCGGACGAGGAACAAGTACCTATGATGGTGTGAGCATTGCTTGGAGTATTGCTGAATATTTGCATAATCATCAAAAATATAAGCCTTGGACACTCTTTGCTACTCATTACCATGAACTAAATCAGTTGGCCGAAGATTTTGGAAGAATCAAAAACTTTAATGTCTCGGTAAAAGAAGTAAATAACAAAGTTGTATTTTTAAGGAAACTCAAAGAAGGAGGAAGCGAGCATAGCTTTGGTATTCACGTGGCACAAATTGCGGGTATGCCTCAGGCTGTAGTTTTGCGAGCAAATGAAATTTTACAGCATCTTGAAAAAGACCATATTAAAGAAGATAATAAAGAGCGTATAAAAGAAGTTCCTAAAAATAACTACCAATTAAGTTTTTTTGAGCCAGCAGACCCAAAAGTTGAAGAATTGAAGAATAAGTTGAAAGCCATTGATATCAATACACTTTCACCAATCGAGGCATTATTGAAACTTAATGAATTGGTTAAGTTGCTTTAG
- a CDS encoding O-acetylhomoserine aminocarboxypropyltransferase/cysteine synthase family protein codes for MKFETLQLHAGQSIDPTTNSRAVPIYQTTSYAFNSAEHGANLFALKEFGNIYTRIMNPTSDVFEKRIAALEGGVAALAVSSGHAAQFIAINNITTVGDNFVTTPYLYGGSYNQFKNSFKNIGVEARFAADDKVENFEKLIDEKTKFIYLESIGNPGFSVPDFEAFAKLAEKYDLPIIVDNTFGAGGAIVRPIEHGAHIVVESATKWIGGHGTSIGGVIVDSGKFNWGNGKYPQFTAPSPSYHGLVLNDVFGIGGPFGNIQFIIRARVEGLRDWGPAASPFNSFLLLQGLETLSLRVERTNENALGLAQWLQKHDQVKSVNYLGLESSPHHALAKKYFERGFGGVLSFELKGDKQRAEKFVNSLQLISHLANVGDAKTLIIHPASTTHSQLSEAEQKSAGVEPTALRVSVGIEHLDDIKADIEQAFAALD; via the coding sequence ATGAAATTCGAAACGCTTCAACTTCACGCTGGACAGAGTATTGACCCAACAACTAATTCAAGGGCAGTGCCGATTTATCAAACAACTTCTTATGCATTCAATAGTGCCGAACACGGAGCTAATCTTTTTGCTTTGAAAGAGTTTGGAAATATATATACAAGAATCATGAACCCAACGAGTGATGTGTTTGAAAAACGCATTGCTGCACTTGAAGGTGGGGTGGCTGCTTTGGCAGTTAGTTCGGGTCATGCTGCACAGTTTATTGCCATCAATAATATCACCACGGTTGGTGATAATTTCGTAACAACCCCTTATTTATATGGTGGTTCTTATAATCAATTCAAAAACTCTTTCAAGAATATTGGCGTAGAAGCTCGTTTTGCTGCTGATGATAAAGTAGAGAATTTTGAAAAACTAATTGATGAAAAAACAAAATTCATTTATTTAGAATCAATCGGAAACCCGGGCTTTAGTGTACCTGATTTTGAAGCATTTGCTAAACTTGCAGAGAAATATGATTTACCGATTATAGTGGATAATACATTTGGAGCTGGAGGAGCAATTGTTCGTCCGATTGAGCACGGAGCACATATTGTAGTTGAATCCGCAACGAAGTGGATAGGGGGGCATGGTACATCAATTGGTGGCGTAATTGTCGATTCGGGTAAGTTTAATTGGGGAAATGGAAAATATCCGCAGTTTACGGCTCCTTCACCAAGTTATCATGGCTTAGTGTTGAATGATGTTTTTGGAATTGGTGGACCATTTGGAAACATCCAATTTATCATACGTGCTAGAGTAGAAGGCTTACGCGATTGGGGTCCAGCTGCAAGTCCATTTAATTCATTTTTATTGTTGCAAGGACTAGAGACACTTTCTTTACGTGTAGAAAGAACCAATGAAAATGCACTTGGACTAGCCCAATGGTTACAAAAGCATGACCAAGTGAAAAGCGTTAATTATTTAGGCCTTGAAAGTAGTCCGCACCACGCTTTAGCAAAAAAATATTTTGAAAGAGGTTTTGGTGGAGTATTATCATTCGAATTAAAAGGAGATAAGCAAAGAGCCGAAAAATTCGTGAATAGTTTGCAACTCATTAGCCATTTGGCCAACGTAGGTGATGCTAAAACATTAATTATTCACCCTGCTTCGACCACCCACTCACAGCTCTCAGAGGCCGAGCAAAAATCGGCGGGTGTTGAGCCAACAGCTTTAAGGGTTTCGGTTGGAATAGAACACCTTGATGATATAAAAGCCGATATTGAGCAAGCATTTGCTGCTTTAGATTAA
- a CDS encoding DUF6503 family protein codes for MKKLIFLSFLGILLINCKGKTDKAREIIEKSIEVHGGAKYDNFDAEFDFRQFHIKLSQHNGQFQYERISKDSARNDIWDVVNNKGYLRLINGNQVTLSDKDQEKYKNAVNSIAYFVLLPYKLKDEAVNLEYVGNAIINSEKYDKIKVTFDKEGGGKDHEDVFCYWFNQKTHMLDYLAYANGGPRFRRVKNRQVVGGIVFQDYENFAITDTTLKTHEYDKAFISGSDSLLSVIEQKNIIVK; via the coding sequence ATGAAAAAACTAATCTTCTTATCATTTCTTGGAATTCTTTTGATAAACTGCAAGGGTAAAACAGACAAAGCCCGTGAGATTATAGAGAAAAGTATTGAAGTGCATGGTGGTGCCAAATACGATAATTTTGATGCAGAATTCGATTTTCGACAGTTTCATATTAAGCTATCTCAACATAATGGACAATTTCAATATGAACGAATCTCAAAAGATAGTGCTAGAAATGATATTTGGGATGTTGTAAATAATAAAGGGTATCTCCGCTTAATTAACGGAAATCAAGTTACATTATCGGATAAAGACCAAGAAAAGTACAAAAATGCTGTAAATTCAATTGCCTACTTTGTTTTATTACCATATAAACTGAAAGATGAAGCCGTCAATCTAGAATATGTTGGCAATGCGATTATCAACAGCGAAAAATATGATAAAATTAAAGTTACATTTGATAAAGAAGGAGGTGGTAAAGACCACGAAGATGTATTTTGCTATTGGTTTAATCAAAAAACGCACATGCTTGATTACTTAGCTTATGCTAATGGCGGACCAAGATTTCGTAGAGTGAAAAATCGTCAAGTTGTGGGTGGTATTGTTTTTCAAGATTATGAAAACTTTGCTATTACAGATACTACACTTAAAACTCACGAATACGACAAAGCCTTTATTTCGGGAAGTGACTCACTACTTTCGGTGATTGAGCAGAAAAATATTATTGTAAAATGA
- a CDS encoding sterol desaturase family protein yields MKYNIFAFAIPFFLFFIVLEYYIAKRKGLKLYSFSTTIANLNVGVAERLIDSFTAGGFYFFYAYLHKHFAIFDIKPSILLWIALLLATDFIWYWYHRFGHEINLFWGFHVVHHSSEEFNYSAATRITIFQAVVRTLFWSILPVIGFPPHMISILLIVHGVYPFFTHTQLIGKLGILEYIIVTPTHHSVHHASNEVYLDKNYGDMFIIWDKLFGTFAEKTETPVYGLTKQLESKSFLWQHFHFLFEIAYAVSKKQGLLNKLKVIFGSPIAFDPEARSIMEHKILSKYKVRIHSNKFKQYVFIQMGVMLLILFIFLLFEYYINIFLQTIIALTIIATLINCGAILEQRRWVFYIEFVRVAIVSLPFIWYFPQTTISIIAIISLIILSLDFDIVSKIKVSYLRFIYGHLESKLFVKVE; encoded by the coding sequence ATGAAATACAATATCTTTGCCTTTGCCATTCCTTTTTTCTTGTTTTTTATTGTTTTAGAATATTACATTGCCAAGCGAAAAGGACTTAAATTGTATAGTTTCAGTACGACCATTGCCAATTTGAATGTAGGAGTTGCTGAGCGATTGATTGATTCTTTCACGGCGGGAGGGTTCTATTTCTTTTATGCTTATTTGCATAAGCATTTTGCTATTTTCGATATTAAACCAAGTATTTTACTCTGGATTGCTTTGCTTTTAGCAACTGATTTTATTTGGTATTGGTATCACCGTTTTGGGCACGAAATCAATCTTTTTTGGGGTTTCCATGTAGTCCATCATTCGAGTGAAGAATTTAATTACTCGGCGGCTACCCGTATTACCATTTTCCAAGCTGTTGTTCGAACATTGTTTTGGTCAATCTTGCCTGTCATCGGTTTTCCACCACATATGATTAGCATTTTATTGATAGTTCATGGCGTTTACCCATTTTTTACGCATACACAACTCATCGGAAAACTTGGAATCTTGGAATATATCATTGTTACACCCACTCATCATAGCGTGCATCATGCCAGTAATGAAGTTTATTTAGATAAAAACTATGGCGATATGTTTATTATTTGGGATAAACTTTTCGGCACTTTTGCAGAAAAAACCGAAACTCCAGTTTATGGTCTAACTAAACAATTGGAAAGTAAAAGTTTCTTGTGGCAGCATTTTCATTTTTTGTTTGAAATTGCATACGCAGTATCAAAAAAACAAGGATTACTAAATAAGCTGAAAGTTATTTTTGGTTCTCCAATTGCTTTTGACCCAGAAGCTCGTTCGATTATGGAGCATAAAATATTATCGAAGTATAAAGTAAGAATACATTCCAATAAATTCAAGCAATATGTGTTCATTCAGATGGGTGTGATGCTGCTGATTTTGTTTATATTTTTACTTTTCGAGTATTACATCAATATATTTTTGCAAACCATCATTGCACTGACCATTATTGCCACATTAATCAACTGTGGTGCAATTTTAGAGCAAAGACGTTGGGTGTTTTACATCGAATTTGTTAGGGTTGCCATAGTATCTTTACCATTTATATGGTATTTCCCTCAAACTACAATTTCTATAATAGCAATTATCTCGCTCATCATTTTAAGCCTTGATTTTGATATTGTTTCGAAGATAAAGGTTAGTTATTTAAGGTTTATTTATGGGCATCTGGAGTCGAAATTATTTGTTAAGGTTGAATAG
- a CDS encoding M949_RS01915 family surface polysaccharide biosynthesis protein — protein sequence MNNKYFFFCLIISFSTYAQQITSKPIEKEELKNFIDNKAKVLKALKFNDKNGVNFFTITLKEERKYDLVSRTLLVQHRIEKNKGDYALLRQVVDYEKECPFDNELDLIDKSLIISDLDKNNLAEISFMYKIGCRSDVSPIDIKLMVIENGNKAAIRGMTSITGINEPKVKTPDLAFKKLPKPIQEQANKIWAKFEHEF from the coding sequence ATGAACAATAAGTATTTCTTTTTCTGCTTAATTATTAGCTTTTCCACTTATGCTCAACAAATTACAAGCAAACCCATCGAAAAAGAGGAATTAAAGAATTTTATTGATAATAAAGCTAAAGTATTAAAAGCACTTAAATTTAATGATAAAAATGGTGTAAACTTTTTTACCATAACCCTAAAAGAGGAACGAAAATATGATTTAGTTTCAAGAACGCTCTTGGTTCAACACAGAATTGAAAAAAACAAAGGTGATTATGCACTACTCCGTCAGGTAGTTGATTACGAAAAAGAATGCCCCTTTGATAACGAGTTGGACCTAATTGATAAATCATTAATAATAAGCGACTTAGATAAAAATAATCTTGCAGAAATTAGCTTTATGTATAAAATTGGTTGTAGAAGTGATGTGAGCCCAATTGATATAAAATTGATGGTTATTGAAAACGGAAATAAAGCGGCTATCCGAGGCATGACTTCTATAACAGGAATCAATGAACCTAAAGTAAAAACACCTGATTTGGCCTTTAAAAAATTGCCAAAACCAATTCAAGAACAGGCCAATAAAATTTGGGCAAAATTTGAACATGAATTCTAA
- a CDS encoding peptide chain release factor 3 — protein MSFIEELHKRRTFAIIAHPDAGKTTLTEKLLLFGGAIQTAGAVKSNKIKKSTTSDFMEIEKQRGISVATSVMTFEYRELKINILDTPGHKDFAEDTYRTLTAVDSVILVIDCVKGVEEQTERLMEVCRMRKTPVIIFINKMDREGQNPFDLLDELEQKLDLRVRPITWPVNGGSNFKGVYHLLEKKMNHFAVNKTRLEDDIDVIELDSEVLDQKVGAKDAAQLREDVELIDGIYDTFDKDAYLKGDLAPVFFGSAVSNFGVMELLNTFCDVSPLPVHRMTDKRMVEPEEKKFSGFVFKIHANIDPRHRDRIAFLRICSGEFNRGKFYKHVRLNKEMRFASPFAFLADRKDVVEDAYPGDVIGLYDTGTFKIGDTLTEGEEFQFTGIPSFSPEIFKEVINKDPMKSKQLEKGVQQLTDEGVAQLFTIQPGNRKIIGTVGELQFEVIQHRLLNEYSASCVFEARPYSKACWITADDKTKLAEFIRLKSNFIAYDKDENPVFLAETDWILRMNIQNNPDIQFHTTSEFKTALQY, from the coding sequence ATGTCATTTATAGAAGAGTTACACAAACGCCGCACGTTTGCTATCATTGCTCACCCCGATGCTGGTAAAACTACCCTTACAGAAAAACTCCTACTTTTTGGTGGAGCTATTCAAACTGCTGGTGCTGTAAAATCAAATAAAATCAAGAAGTCTACTACTTCTGACTTCATGGAAATTGAGAAACAACGTGGTATTTCGGTTGCTACTTCGGTAATGACATTTGAATACCGCGAACTCAAAATCAACATTCTTGATACTCCTGGCCACAAAGATTTCGCGGAAGATACCTACCGTACATTAACGGCTGTTGATAGTGTAATCTTAGTAATCGACTGTGTAAAAGGCGTAGAGGAACAAACTGAAAGGCTGATGGAAGTTTGTAGAATGCGTAAAACACCTGTTATTATTTTCATCAACAAAATGGACCGTGAAGGACAAAATCCATTTGATTTATTAGATGAATTAGAGCAAAAGTTAGATTTACGAGTTCGCCCAATTACTTGGCCAGTTAATGGTGGTTCGAATTTCAAAGGTGTTTATCACTTACTTGAGAAAAAAATGAATCATTTTGCTGTGAATAAAACTCGCTTAGAAGATGATATTGATGTTATCGAGTTAGATTCAGAGGTTCTTGACCAAAAAGTTGGAGCCAAAGACGCTGCTCAATTACGTGAAGATGTTGAGTTAATTGACGGAATATATGACACTTTTGATAAAGATGCCTATTTAAAGGGAGATTTAGCCCCAGTTTTCTTTGGAAGTGCGGTAAGTAATTTCGGTGTCATGGAATTATTAAATACTTTCTGTGATGTTTCTCCACTGCCTGTTCATCGCATGACTGATAAAAGAATGGTTGAGCCTGAGGAAAAAAAATTTAGCGGATTCGTATTCAAAATTCACGCTAATATCGACCCTCGCCACCGTGATAGAATTGCATTTTTACGTATTTGCAGTGGCGAATTTAATCGTGGTAAATTCTACAAACACGTACGCCTAAACAAAGAAATGCGTTTTGCCAGTCCATTTGCATTCTTGGCAGATAGAAAAGACGTAGTGGAAGATGCTTATCCAGGTGATGTAATTGGTCTATACGATACGGGTACTTTCAAAATTGGTGATACCTTAACTGAGGGAGAAGAGTTTCAATTTACTGGTATTCCGAGTTTCTCTCCAGAAATTTTCAAAGAGGTTATCAATAAAGACCCAATGAAATCTAAACAATTGGAAAAAGGCGTTCAACAATTAACAGATGAAGGAGTTGCCCAGTTGTTTACAATCCAACCCGGTAATCGAAAAATCATTGGGACAGTAGGAGAACTCCAATTTGAAGTAATTCAACATCGCTTATTAAATGAATACTCAGCCAGTTGTGTTTTTGAAGCCAGACCATACTCAAAAGCATGCTGGATAACGGCTGATGATAAAACTAAATTAGCGGAGTTTATTCGTCTAAAGAGCAATTTTATTGCTTATGATAAAGACGAAAATCCTGTATTCTTGGCAGAAACTGATTGGATTTTAAGAATGAATATTCAAAATAATCCAGATATTCAGTTTCATACAACGTCAGAATTTAAAACTGCTTTACAATATTAA